A window from Gossypium raimondii isolate GPD5lz chromosome 7, ASM2569854v1, whole genome shotgun sequence encodes these proteins:
- the LOC105801074 gene encoding uncharacterized protein LOC105801074 codes for MGGVTSSIASKFAFFPPNPPSYTVVEDDACDGRLYIPEVPRRDDVDVLKLRTRRGNDIVAVHIKHPKASATLLYSHGNAADLGQMFELFVELCNRLRVNIMGYDYSGYGQSTGKPTECNTYADIDAAYTCLKERYGVKDEDLILYGQSVGSGPTVDLASRLPNLRGVVLHSPILSGMRVLYPVKRTYWFDIYKNIDKIGAVNCQVLVIHGTADEVVHHSHGKQLWELCKNKYDPLWVNGGGHCNLEIYPEFIRHLKKFVLSLNKSKAAAANGSEKVVVNSDKRSNKPSEGGTLDTFELGADLPDVSRNSLDSRLEKSKKSNKPEKSRMSTDRVDRFRRKKGLVW; via the exons ATGGGTGGAGTCACGTCGTCTATCGCCTCGAAATTCGCTTTTTTCCCGCCAAATCCCCCCTCCTACACAGTAGTAGAGGACGACGCGTGTGACGGTCGGCTGTATATACCCGAGGTGCCGAGGAGGGATGACGTCGACGTCTTGAAGCTACGCACCCGCCGTGGTAACGATATCGTGGCTGTCCATATAAAGCACCCCAAGGCTTCCGCTACTCTCTTGTATTCTCATGGAAATGCCGCTGATTTGGGACAAATGTTTGAGCTTTTCGTCGAGTTGTGTAATCGCCTTCGAGTTAATATTATGGg gtATGATTACTCTGGCTATGGACAATCAACTGGAAAG CCAACTGAGTGTAATACATATGCAGACATAGATGCAGCATATACATGCCTTAAGGAACGGTATGGAGTTAAAGATGAAGATTTGATATTATATGGTCAGTCAGTTGGTAGTGGACCTACTGTTGATCTTGCTTCACGTTTGCCAAACTTGAGAGGTGTGGTTCTACATAGCCCAATTTTGTCTGGCATGAGAGTATTGTACCCTGTCAAAAGGACCTACTGGTTTGACATTTATAAG AATATTGACAAAATTGGAGCAGTAAACTGCCAAGTCTTGGTAATTCAT GGGACAGCGGATGAAGTTGTTCATCATTCTCATGGAAAACAGCTTTGGGAGCTTTGCAAGAATAAGTATGACCCGTTGTGGGTTAATGGAGGAGGACATTGCAATCTTGAGATCTACCCAGAATTCATTAGACATCTGAAGAAGTTTGTACTGtccttaaacaaatcaaaagcagCTGCTGCTAATGGTTCTGAAAAAGTAGTGGTCAACTCTGACAAACGGAGCAACAAACCATCGGAGGGTGGAACTTTGGATACATTCGAATTGGGTGCTGACCTTCCAGATGTTTCAAGAAACAGTTTAGATAGCCGACTTGAGAAGTCAAAGAAGTCAAATAAGCCTGAGAAGTCTCGAATGAGCACGGACCGTGTTGACAGATTTAGGAGAAAAAAGGGCTTAGTTTGGTGA